The genomic window CCTAATGCATACAAATCGTTGTGCCTACACTCAGTGCATTTTACGTGGATATTTGTCCTAGATAGTTGGTAACTTGGTATTGAACATCAGCATTGAATTCTAATGTCTGTGGTCGTGTTCAATCGTAATTTCATCATCTTATAAATGCACTTTGTATATTTTCATCATTTTACCTTGTTAATTATGTATAAGTACATTATTTGCAGATATATGCAGTGATGTCATTTCTTTCCCTTGCCTTACCGAATAACGCGATCTACTTCAATTCTATTCGAGAAATGTAAGTCAACTACTTGTAACTCAAAACTTATTTTATTTTACTCTATGTGTCAATATTATCAACTTTACTGTAGATTTACCTTTTTTTTATCACTTGAAACATGTATACATGCATTTCCATGGATCATGACAACCTCATATTAAGAACTAGGAAGGGAAAATTGCTTTCATAGCATTCCCATTTTGGCAATCAATCAATCATCTGGCATAAATCCTTTAAATTGATTCGATCCATCACCTTAAccaatgaaaaaaaatgcaatgcCACATGAAACAAAGCTATTAATGTGAGAATGGCTTGAACTTGCAACTTAGTTAAAGTTACAGTTTTGCACTAGCTGTACTGACTGTAAGGCTGTAACATAGACTCATAGAGAAGTACTCAGTTTGCTTATGTCATTACACTAGAATCTTTTAGTAATCAACTCAACCAGTATTGATCCATGACCTGATCCAAAACAAGAATGTTGGTGCAATAAAATTGATGAATTAAAACTGCAATTGTATGCTAGTTATGGTATTAGCAATCTCCCCACTTTGTGTTATCTTTTCTAACACTGCAGTATGAAAGTAGTTTGTCCTGATTAATGAAGTGACAAAGTGAGGTTCATTGTTTGCATACTTATACAATTAGGGATCAAGTCACTCAGAGAATTTGGCTGTATGGGCTGGTTTTTCTAGCTATGCATGCTTACCTTGAAATCATGGTACTAGCTTCATAACCTTTTCATACTTCCTCTTTAACAAGAACATCGTACATGGCTTCCGACGATGGTTCCTTTGGCATCTTCATAGTTGATAACTCCATATATCCCATCGAATAGTTGAGATGTGGACAAACTAGTACTTTATGTTAGTGCAATCATCAGTGCTGAACTCACCACTTCAAGAAATCATCATTACAGCCTATCAAATAGTTGAGATGTGGACAAACTAGTACTTTATGTTAGTGCAATCATCAGTGCTGAACTCACCACTTCAAGAAATCATCATTACAGCTGGACCACAGAATCAAACAACTATGTGATCAAGTCACGTCTGTTTTGCATGATCTTTTGTGTCGAGCTGTACAACAACTTAAAATTAATAACAAATCACTCTCTTACTGATGATATGTGGGAAAACATAGGGAATGTATGCCCAGCATAAAATGATTCTTAGTTCCTTCATAACTTTAATGGCCTCATTGTTGATCTGTAGGTTACATAACATTATTAACCATCCTTTTTCAGTTTTCACTGTCATTAAACTTTCTTTCGAACTTTTCTGTCCCCTGACTACTCATCTTATACCCAATAGGTTCAGAATAAATTTATCTAGCGTTTTTGAGTTGGCATTTTTGATCCTTCATGTGGTGTGCACATATATGCAGTGTTACTGGGACACGTGAGTCCAGAATTTTTTTGACGCGTCGACGCGTATCCCCACGTTGACACGCACCGGGTGTGGTGCGTCATGCACTAGAGTCTTTTCCGGCGAATCCAAGGGGCTGACTAGAGAAGGGAGGTGCCACTACCTAGCTAGTTGTGGAGATGCGCCGTCGTGGCCGGGAGCATGGAGATGAACCGCCGTGGCTGGATCCTGGTGCCCGCCGTCCTCGGGagatggaggagagagagtttGGAGAGGCGGCCGGCGTCGGAGAAGAGCACAAAGAGCGTATTGGAGATATGAGGCAAGCATGGGCTACCGATTTTGCTAGTCGGTCGTGTGAGATGGTGGCCGGTGGCAAGCGATCTATGGCGGCGACGAAGCTGTGTTGGGAAAGGGGAGagaggaaagaaagaagagactGCGGCactgcgtgcgtgcgtgtggCGGCTACGTGCGTATGGGTTAGGTAAGTTACTTTAGGCCTTTAGGTGGGCTGAATGGGCCAGCAGCCCAGCACATGGAAGCCCATCCCGTTAATTTTTctcttctccccccccccctcctctcaTCTTGTGATGGATGTATTCAGCATGAGTATTTCGAAGATGTGGAGCTCACTAGCTGCTTTGCTTTGTAGCTATGAACTTGAGTTTCTATTTTCtgtatttatgatttttttttaaaatgatatatattagaCAAATCTCTGAATCCTATTTTCTAGAGTTTGCCGAATTGGACACCCACACCCAAGTCGGACTCCGACACCCGTACCCGTGTCCTGGTAACACTGCATATATGTTGACAGCCAAGGGCATATGAACTATAGACTCTTTATTAACGTGTGAAGACTGAAGACTCGGTCTTGACTGTCTTTGCAAAAACGACCTCAACTATGTTGCGAAGAGAAAAGTACTCCAGGGCATGGTCATTGTTACTAATTGCACCTAACTTTAGAGTCATGGGGTGCATTATTGATTTCATCATAGTACTTTTGCAGAATATCTTTGGTCACAGTAACACGATCATGAGTACATTATGCTTGATGTCCTGATCTGATCCTCCTTTACAAAATGAAAAGGATGAACAATATTTTAGTCCTTGAAAAGCTCTGCTAGCATATTCTGGATTATTATCAGCACTCTTATTGTGTTATCACTTATTGTATTTATTATTTGCTTAAGAGGTAACTTGATTAGCAAGCCTAAATATTCTTCCTCTTGCTACACCTCAAGACTCAAGCGCTATACCCtctgttattttttattgtttctttaGTTCCCTGACAACTTTGAGCTAATGGAAGCAGTACACAAGTTAGATTATGTTGAAACTAACTTGCTGGATTGTGTTTCAGCTATGATGCTTGGGTCATCTACAATTTCTTCTCACTTTGCCTGGCATGGGTAGGAGGTCCTGGTCATGTGGTGGTAAGTTTGAGTGGCCGATCTCTGAAACCCGCATGGTTCCTGATGACTTGCTGTTTACCAGCTATTCCTCTAGATGGGTGCGTAATTCGCTTTTGGCTGATTAAATGATCAATACTACAATTTTATACTTCAAATTTCTATTGCATGTGTCCACATGCTTTAAAAATCTTATGTCATTGATTATGACAGTGCAAGTGCTAAACGGTTGAATCTTTTGTGTTTCTGACAGGCGTTTTATACGGAGATGCACACAAGGTTGTCTGCAGTTTGTGATCCTGAAACCAATATTGGTTGTTATTACGTTCATACTTTATGCGAAAGGAAAATATGAAGATGGAAACTTCAGTGCCAGTCAATCTTATCTATACATAACTTTCATCTATACAGTATCATACTCTATGGCACTGTTTGCTCTGGCACTGTTCTATGTGGCATGCAGAGATCTACTTCAGCCATATAACCCTGTCCCAAAATTCATCATGATCAAATCAGTTGTATTTCTCACGTATTGGCAGGTACAGTGCAGTGTAAGGATAGGTTCCTTTCTTTCCCTTGAATCTTAATGGTAGCCACTAGTCTGTTCAAATTTCTTATATGGAATTGCAATTATGCTAGCAAAATGATCCTATCTAGTAATTTGCTATTACTTGATGGAAATCTGTTTCTGTAGTAATGTGAAATCTTTTGTCACAGGGTGTGCTGGTTTTCCTTGCTGCAAAATCTGGATTCATAAAAAGTGCTGAGAAAGCTGCTTATCTCCAAAACTTTGTGCTATGTGTTGAGATGCTCATAGCAGCCATTGGGCACCGATTTTCCTTCTCCTATAAAGAGTATGCCGGTTCCAATGCCTGTCCTTTTGGTGGTCTCAGGGGAAGCCTTCTTCATGCTCTGAAATTCAATGATTTCTATCATGACACTGTTCACCAGGTAAATTAATAATCACTCCCTTCACAGTTCATCCCAGTTTCAAATGAGAAAAATGTTCATGATATTTGAATCTCAATTTCGAAAGCACAGTTTCACCTCTTGCTTCGTCTAACTATTTTCTCTTATGTTGCAGTTTGCACCTACATATCATGAATATGTGCTCTACAGTAACGAGGGAGAGGATGAACCGACAAAATATGGCCCCAAGACCATCATGCCAACTGGAGAGCACATAGATCTGGCGGAAGTCACTGTTGTGAGCTCAAAAGCTCCAGTGGTGTCAAGCTTATTGCTGAATGAGGCAGATCAGGCAGAAACAATGCCCTCTCAAATCATGGAAGTAAAAACCGCTGCTTCTGCGGAACCATACGACCTATCAAACTTCCTCAATGTAGAGTTATCTGATTACCGTGACAAGGTTCCTGCTATTCCTGATGAAAGGAAACAGTGATCAAGTGTGATGTATAGCTGTGTACGTACATAACGCTGTACATAGAAATGTGTCATGTATTGTTTTTGCTTCGtcaccccccacccccccccccccccggcggtTAAAGGGGCTTGTTCATGTTTTGGTTAAGAGTGAGCTGGCTGACAGATTAACAGGTGTCGACGGAATCTGAAATATCGGGAGAAGTGAAAGCAACAACATACTCAGATTTGCAGTTGCTGATGAGACAGGTCTGTTGAATGTGAAATGTGTATTGATCTTTCTCAAAAGGTTCGTGAGGATTGTTTTGTATGTTGCACTAACTATAGGTTTGCACTAGATATATGATGTATCCTTTTACTGCTATGGCAAGGTGTTGCTTTCACTTTTCGACGTGAGTTCAAATGGTTTCTAAAAGTGTAGTATTATGATAGTTTTGACGATCGTAATATACTCTCTATTTATGTAATGCAACTATGGTAGCTGCTCTTTTCATACAATTGTATGCAAGTTCTTCATTCATGAAAGGAACTGTGGTTAAATAGCTTAACTGGCATCTCATGCATAAATAAGGAAACCAATTGTTTTTTAAGGACTACAGTAGGGGAAGCCCCTACTGTAAAAGAAAATCTTTATTAGAGAATAAGGttacaagaacaacaacaacacttTACAAGCCCTAAAGGCCAGGCGTGCTGCCAGCAATTGGACGGCAGCCGAGAAAGGAGCAACCTAAAAAGAGATAAGACTATACAAAGGAATTAATCCACAAAGAGGGAAGGGAGTGTAAGGTGCCCTTCATTCTATGCAGCTGCAAGTTCACCGAGTCTATGAAGCTCTTCTTCCAGTTGTTAAAAGTAGGTGTGGATCGATGAAATATTTCCAAGTTCCTTTGTTTTCAGATCTCCCAGGAGCAGTAGCAAAGACCTCCATGAAGAAAGGATGCTGAAAACCTTGCACTGCCTCCTCAAACATTTTGAAGAAATCAACTGAATGGTTCCAGGTCGTTATTCCAACCGACGACCAGCATCTTGTACTAAAAGTGcagtaaaaaaatagatgatatgTAGTCTCCTCTGTGTTTTGATTACAAAATACACAATTgtaatcatcaccgacaatttTGAGGTTTTTCCTTCGAAGAATGTTTCTAGAGTTGTCTTTGAAAAGTAGCCATGtgaaaaccttttttttttttttatcatttggATTTCCAAATTCCTATGAGGGGAGCTGGAGGAGTTATTGATTTGTAGGGAAGCGTATAGAACTTGCTTGACCCATAGTTGCCGTTGCCCCAGCAATATAACCATGCATCCTTTTATGAATTCAGGTCCTGTACTTGAGCCATTTTCTGCTGAAGAATTTGTAGCTCCTCAAGTGCCTCCGTCGAAAGCGGCGTATAGAAGTGTTGATGAGGTGTGATGTTTTCTCTGTATTTCGCAATCGATACATTTTGGTCCTTGGCAAAAGTGTATAATTGTGGAAGCTGTTCCTTAAGGTAATTACCATTCCAAACATCATGCCAAAGTAGAATAATAGAACCATCCCTTGGGTAACCCGAAGCGATCCTCCGGAAGTGATCACTATATCTCATAATGTCTCTTCACTAGAATGATCCTTTTGCTAATGAAGCATGTGGAATTCGGCCATTGACATAATGTGTATTCCAGATCAAGTTGACCAATGCGATATCTAGCTTGTTGTAGAACTTTAGAAGAGCTTCATTTTGCATTTATGTTTCCAGGGAATTAGGGCCTTCCCTTTGGAAGAACCCTCTGGCCCCCTCCAAAGGAGGTGACTCCTTGCTCCATcgatgatgtcaatcattttttTGGGTAACTTGAAAGTGCACATACTGTAGTTGGCGGAGAATAAAGACCTGAGTTTTCCAAGGTTAACCTGCCTGCTAGCCCCAGCAAGGATGATGTGGCTGTGATTCAAGGTAATCAATTGTTAGCAAGACATACAAGGGAAGGCCGCTGCTTCTTGCATGACATTCTTAAAGGAGGGTGGCATTCCTCGTCTCCTTTACTGGAGAAACCAGGTAGCAAGAGTCTGATACAGAACATAAATGAAGGGAAGAAAACACGGTACATAGCTAGGCCACataaaacaaagcaaaaagtCTAAATGACGCTGAAGCACGACAGGTGCCATTGGCCTCCGATTCATACAAGTGGTGAAAAACAAGCAGTGACAATCGGGATCAATGGTGACCAAGCCGCATTCTGGGGCTGTGAAGTCGTTGGTGAACCACTGAGGTGTTTGATTCAAGGGACCAACTCATCGAAGATGACATAGTCCATTATAGGATTATCCTATGAATTTTGGTGGAATGATATTATCCCTCGTATTTACGCTTAGCATGTGCTTGTGAGGAATGATATGGTGATGGGTCAACCCATAAATGTTCTATGAGCATCAAGGCCGGCATTACGTTAATGGAATGCCACACCCTGGGTTCAAAGACTTCATCTTTGAAGACCCTAAGATCATAGTAACCCGGTATTACCAAGATTGAATAATGAGCTGTGATAATTTTTACATTGTGGGCCTGTATGATGATATCCATAGGTTGCTATGCCGGGCTACTCACACAATAAACACCCAGCTAGCTGACTACTGTTAGTCAGAGTAAAATACTGTCATATTACGGAGAAAAAAACGAGAACTGGCACAACTCTACTTCTTCTGTTAACGCAGATCATACTGTACAAATCAAGAAACACAATCTAATGTGACTCATCTGAAAGAGGCCAACCTAACTGCACTCAACATTACTTCAGAAGGATTCATCCCAGCAGCTTTCATCTGATACATCACCCTGGTTGCCTCTCTGTACACttctacaaaaactattttttaagacacCTAGAtttcatttttacaggcggttcatatgACAAACAACCTGACTACTCGGCTGCAGCTTCGTGCGGATATGAATCGCCTGCGGAAACTAATTTCTACAGGCGGTCCGTGTGTGaacaatttataaaaatagctctattttcacaggcggttcatattAGTAACTGCATGCGGAAATATCTCTATAAATAGTGACTATTCGTGGGGAGCTCGATTTAGACCGAGCTCACTGTTGTTCGAACAGTACAACTCAAGTGGCGACCGcgaaatttgaaaacaaagggggaacgttttgtttttgaattccttagaggagacatctaaggtaagagtatcttATCCCTAGGTAGTATCTTTTTGAagtatagatttagatttatgggttatttagggtttgaataTGTTTTAGAGTGCTCATGGTTCCAGCCATTCCGATTATTAAATTAACTaaaatttgtggcaatgttaattccattgtgtagattcacatgattctagcattacatttaaaaaatgtagcttaaatttgatgt from Phragmites australis chromosome 14, lpPhrAust1.1, whole genome shotgun sequence includes these protein-coding regions:
- the LOC133891482 gene encoding uncharacterized protein LOC133891482; its protein translation is MEGWASAAAYNAAALASAAAATVLALRLVHRHLLHYAEPTHQRFIVRIILMVPIYAVMSFLSLALPNNAIYFNSIREIYDAWVIYNFFSLCLAWVGGPGHVVVSLSGRSLKPAWFLMTCCLPAIPLDGRFIRRCTQGCLQFVILKPILVVITFILYAKGKYEDGNFSASQSYLYITFIYTVSYSMALFALALFYVACRDLLQPYNPVPKFIMIKSVVFLTYWQGVLVFLAAKSGFIKSAEKAAYLQNFVLCVEMLIAAIGHRFSFSYKEYAGSNACPFGGLRGSLLHALKFNDFYHDTVHQFAPTYHEYVLYSNEGEDEPTKYGPKTIMPTGEHIDLAEVTVVSSKAPVVSSLLLNEADQAETMPSQIMEVKTAASAEPYDLSNFLNVELSDYRDKVPAIPDERKQ